The Dunckerocampus dactyliophorus isolate RoL2022-P2 chromosome 13, RoL_Ddac_1.1, whole genome shotgun sequence genome window below encodes:
- the kcnk17 gene encoding potassium channel subfamily K member 17: protein MGLKDIFHLARVPSILMLGLVYVLYVLIGGVVFWKLEGDLGQKDISLLLLSKQKVLSTYTCLDQDGLEKVAQVVQDSSKAGLSLKANSTTDGFWKFTSSAVFAATVVTTIGYGNMSPSSTAGQIFCVFFALFGIPLNMVVLNRVGKYMLVMERNISNYLEGKTGRRTCTRFFVHLVSYLSGALLFLFVPMIVFQLHEGWTYSQAIYYCFITLSTIGFGDLVADNNPDQVYPEWYSVLMASWIFFGLAWLALVINHSIDMLERLNMHLKQWWGGHEQEEQSGGVGSDNPDSHVEEQEEVNRPPSKQ from the exons ATGGGACTCAAGGACATATTCCATTTGGCCCGAGTGCCCTCCATCCTCATGCTCGGCTTGGTTTATGTGCTCTACGTCCTGATCGGCGGGGTGGTGTTTTGGAAGCTGGAGGGAGATCTCGGACAAAAGGACATCAGTCTTTTGTTGTTGAGCAAACAAAAGGTGTTGTCGACGTACACGTGTCTGGACCAGGATGGCCTTGAGAAAGTGGCTCAG GTTGTCCAAGATTCATCAAAAGCCGGCCTGAGTTTGAAAGCCAACAGCACCACAGATGGATTCTGGAAATTCACCAGCTCAGCTGTGTTTGCCGCCACCGTGGTCACAACGATAG GTTACGGAAACATGAGTCCCAGCTCCACTGCTGGTCAGATCTTCTGTGTGTTCTTCGCCCTTTTTGGCATCCCGCTCAACATGGTGGTGCTCAACAGGGTGGGCAAGTACATGCTTGTAATGGAGAGAAACATCTCCAACTACCTGGAAGGGAAGACTGGCAGACGG ACATGCACACGCTTCTTCGTCCACCTGGTGTCCTACCTGTCTGGAGCGCTCCTCTTTTTATTTGTACCCATGATCGTGTTCCAGCTCCATGAAGGTTGGACCTACTCACAAGCCATCTACTACTGCTTCATCACCCTAAGCACCATCGGCTTTGGAGACTTGGTGGCCG ACAATAACCCAGACCAAGTGTACCCAGAGTGGTACAGCGTCCTCATGGCCTCCTGGATCTTCTTCGGCCTGGCCTGGCTGGCACTCGTCATCAACCACTCCATTGACATGCTGGAGCGGCTCAACATGCACCTCAAACAGTGGTGGGGGGGGCATGAGCAGGAGGAACAGTCAGGTGGTGTGGGGAGCGACAACCCTGACTCACACGTGGAGGAGCAAGAGGAGGTCAATCGGCCACCTTCAAAGCAGTAA
- the LOC129192660 gene encoding potassium channel subfamily K member 16-like, whose amino-acid sequence MARFQLVRVKVSWTVLLALAHLTYLLFGAIIFQVLEREAERNNRNHFQLEKLNFLANYTCLDGPALEKFVQVILDAWERGVNPSGNSTNPSNWDFSSSFFFAGTVVTTIGYGNLSPSTVCGQVFCVFYALCGIPLNLAFLKQLGKCLTLHLGRLERGMVSVVPHKALAVISFFVTGSLLFLVIPPLLFSYVEGWTFGEGFYFAFITLSTIGFGDYVVGTDPGKEYISLYRSLAGIWIIFALAWLALILSMGARIMAYIIGLTHPGFKKQEEDEDVSSNKREDTSKI is encoded by the exons ATGGCGAGGTTCCAGCTGGTCCGTGTCAAAGTGAGCTGGACAGTACTTTTGGCTCTGGCCCACCTCACGTACCTGTTATTTGGCGCCATCatcttccaggtcctggagCGAGAGGCTGAGAGAAACAACCGAAACCACTTCCAACTGGAGAAGTTGAATTTCTTGGCTAATTACACCTGCTTGGATGGACCAGCCTTGGAGAAGTTTGTTCAG GTGATCTTAGACGCATGGGAAAGGGGTGTGAATCCCTCGGGCAACTCCACTAACCCCAGTAATTGGGATTTCAGCAGCTCCTTCTTTTTTGCCGGCACTGTGGTCACAACTATAG GCTATGGCAACCTCTCTCCCAGCACTGTGTGTGGCCAGGTGTTCTGTGTGTTCTATGCCCTGTGTGGGATCCCACTCAACCTGGCCTTCCTCAAACAACTGGGCAAGTGTCTCACTCTTCACCTAGGTCGCCTGGAGAGAGGGATGGTCTCTGTGGTCCCACATAAG GCTTTGGCAGTCATCTCATTCTTCGTCACGGGTAGCCTGCTGTTTCTGGTCATCCCTCCTCTTCTGTTCAGTTACGTGGAAGGTTGGACGTTTGGCGAAGGCTTCTACTTCGCTTTCATTACTCTCAGCACCATTGGGTTTGGAGATTATGTGGTGG gTACTGACCCAGGCAAGGAGTACATATCTCTGTACCGTAGCCTGGCAGGCATATGGATCATATTTGCTTTGGCCTGGCTTGCTCTTATCCTCAGCATGGGAGCCAGGATAATGGCGTATATAATTGGCCTGACACACCCAGGTTTTAAGAAacaagaggaggatgaggatgtgTCATCCAATAAACGGGAGGACACCTCAAAGATCTGA